From the genome of Jeotgalibacillus haloalkalitolerans, one region includes:
- a CDS encoding NUDIX domain-containing protein, producing the protein MFIVNVEAAIYRDDRWLMIRRSEKEEHAGGGLAFVGGQVDQEGFSYDILERSLEREVFEEVGIKVEVEQYVNSSSFITDTGKHVVDIVFLCRHISGEAFAKSGEEVDNVYWFTKEELLRQDELPDFLKRNLEMAFRKAVLSER; encoded by the coding sequence ATGTTTATCGTAAATGTGGAGGCAGCCATTTATAGAGATGACAGGTGGCTGATGATTCGTCGCAGTGAAAAGGAAGAGCATGCAGGCGGCGGGCTTGCATTTGTTGGAGGACAGGTGGACCAGGAAGGGTTTTCTTATGACATTCTGGAACGCAGTCTTGAGCGTGAAGTGTTTGAAGAAGTTGGTATTAAAGTTGAGGTAGAACAATATGTGAACAGTTCCTCTTTTATCACTGATACGGGAAAGCACGTTGTGGACATTGTCTTTTTGTGCAGACATATCAGTGGAGAAGCTTTTGCGAAAAGCGGGGAAGAGGTGGACAATGTCTACTGGTTCACAAAGGAAGAACTGCTCCGTCAGGATGAATTACCGGATTTTTTGAAGAGGAATCTTGAGATGGCGTTTAGGAAGGCCGTTTTAAGTGAGAGATGA
- a CDS encoding response regulator transcription factor: MFKILLIEDDETLFKEIKDRLMDWQYDVFGVKDFQKVMESFTEVQPDLVIIDIQLPKFDGFHWCRMIREHSNVPIVFLSSRDHPTDMVMSMNLGADDFIQKPFHFEVLIAKIQAILRRVYNYSSTTTDLRMWMGATIDMESNRVKNDQGMIELTKNEIFILKLLVERKNKVVSREDLMNLLWDDQRFVSDNTLTVNVNRLRKKLAGIGLGDAIETKVGQGYIALEQVEK; encoded by the coding sequence TTGTTTAAGATTCTATTAATTGAAGATGATGAAACTCTATTTAAAGAGATCAAAGACCGGCTCATGGACTGGCAGTATGATGTATTTGGCGTGAAGGACTTCCAGAAGGTCATGGAAAGCTTTACTGAGGTACAGCCGGACCTGGTCATTATTGATATTCAGCTTCCTAAGTTTGACGGGTTCCACTGGTGCCGCATGATCCGCGAGCATTCGAATGTGCCGATTGTCTTCCTGTCTTCTCGTGATCACCCGACAGATATGGTCATGTCGATGAACCTGGGTGCCGATGATTTTATCCAGAAACCGTTTCACTTTGAAGTGCTGATCGCAAAAATTCAGGCGATTTTGCGCCGGGTATATAATTACAGCTCTACCACAACAGATCTGAGAATGTGGATGGGTGCAACGATTGATATGGAGAGTAACCGGGTTAAAAATGATCAGGGTATGATTGAGCTCACTAAAAATGAGATCTTTATCCTGAAGCTGCTTGTTGAACGTAAGAACAAGGTGGTCAGCAGAGAGGATCTGATGAATCTCCTTTGGGATGATCAGCGGTTTGTCAGTGATAATACACTGACTGTCAATGTCAACAGACTGCGCAAAAAACTTGCCGGAATCGGGCTTGGGGACGCGATTGAAACGAAGGTTGGCCAGGGGTACATTGCGCTTGAGCAGGTGGAGAAATGA
- a CDS encoding NAD(P)/FAD-dependent oxidoreductase, whose product MLLDCAVIGGGPAGLNAALVLGRSRRKTVLFDDNKPRNAVTQESHGFITRDGIDPQEFKRIGQEELSKYPDVSIERQRVQRITKVDGQFSVEAEGGEVFQAKKVILATGFKEALPDIPRVHEFYGKSLFGCPFCDGWELKDRPLAIIAEDQKAVHMAKLVSNWSEGLIIFTNGHQVISSAEKALLASKGIVVNEKKITSLIGKEGQLEKIQLEDQTEVLRKGGFVASEWKQAATFEYDLGYQLNEQGGIETDRMQRTKTPGVFACGDTRISGASQLIMAASEGSMAAIAVNAELVEEKFSEKPGQQNKKG is encoded by the coding sequence ATGTTATTGGATTGTGCTGTGATTGGCGGTGGACCTGCCGGGCTGAATGCTGCTTTGGTACTTGGGCGGTCCAGGCGCAAAACAGTTTTGTTTGATGATAATAAACCGAGAAATGCGGTTACACAGGAATCTCATGGGTTTATAACCAGAGACGGAATTGACCCGCAGGAATTTAAGCGGATTGGGCAGGAGGAACTAAGCAAATATCCTGATGTAAGTATTGAAAGGCAGCGTGTACAGAGGATTACGAAAGTAGACGGACAATTCAGTGTGGAAGCAGAGGGTGGCGAAGTTTTTCAGGCAAAAAAAGTGATTCTCGCTACTGGCTTCAAGGAGGCACTGCCTGACATCCCTCGTGTTCATGAGTTCTACGGTAAGAGCCTGTTTGGCTGTCCCTTCTGTGATGGATGGGAATTGAAAGACCGTCCGCTTGCTATAATTGCAGAGGATCAGAAGGCCGTTCATATGGCAAAGCTGGTATCTAACTGGTCAGAGGGTTTAATCATATTTACCAATGGGCACCAGGTCATATCATCTGCAGAGAAGGCATTACTGGCCAGTAAAGGAATCGTAGTGAACGAAAAGAAAATCACTTCGTTAATTGGTAAAGAAGGACAGCTTGAAAAAATTCAGCTGGAGGACCAGACTGAAGTGCTTCGCAAAGGTGGATTCGTCGCCTCAGAATGGAAGCAGGCAGCAACGTTTGAATATGATCTTGGTTATCAGTTAAATGAACAGGGCGGAATTGAAACGGATCGTATGCAGCGAACTAAAACGCCAGGCGTATTTGCATGCGGCGATACCAGAATTTCCGGGGCATCTCAGTTGATTATGGCAGCAAGTGAAGGCAGTATGGCTGCAATTGCTGTAAATGCAGAGCTGGTCGAAGAGAAATTCAGTGAAAAGCCAGGACAGCAAAATAAGAAGGGGTGA
- a CDS encoding class I SAM-dependent methyltransferase: MHHGKVSYLESPSRREEFSPEQLLDMIPLNESDHVLDFGAGTGYFTIPAAKRVEGRVYAMDIDPDMLEMINEKVVKEQLDNVVTVEGSMEALPSPDGSIDVVIASLVLHEIQPLAALLEQMKKILKKNGYLICLELEPKKSSGHAPRITQEGMKREMIEAGFDIKEVYVPADSLYLVIAQKVK, translated from the coding sequence ATGCATCACGGGAAAGTATCGTATTTAGAAAGTCCTTCACGCAGAGAGGAATTTTCACCGGAGCAGCTGCTGGATATGATTCCGTTGAATGAGTCGGATCACGTGTTAGACTTTGGAGCCGGAACAGGTTACTTCACTATTCCTGCTGCAAAAAGGGTAGAAGGAAGAGTCTATGCAATGGATATTGATCCTGACATGCTTGAGATGATCAATGAAAAGGTGGTGAAGGAGCAGCTCGACAATGTTGTCACTGTAGAGGGTAGCATGGAAGCACTTCCATCACCGGACGGTTCAATTGATGTCGTCATTGCTTCACTCGTCTTACATGAGATCCAGCCACTCGCCGCATTACTTGAACAAATGAAAAAAATTTTAAAGAAAAATGGATACCTCATTTGTCTCGAGCTTGAACCAAAGAAAAGTTCAGGACATGCCCCGAGGATTACACAGGAGGGAATGAAGCGGGAAATGATTGAAGCTGGTTTCGATATAAAGGAAGTATATGTTCCTGCGGACTCTTTGTATTTGGTGATTGCACAAAAGGTTAAATAA
- a CDS encoding Rrf2 family transcriptional regulator has protein sequence MKYSNATNYALHTMVYLTIQQGEKLVGVQELADMQRLSPTYLSKILTKLAKAGLIESTPGAKGGYKISRTKHDISFLDVINAIEGETSLFDCTIHHEGCLIENVMRNAEENMKTELKSRLLVDIAKEAEAGMKKS, from the coding sequence ATGAAATATTCAAACGCAACTAACTATGCATTGCATACAATGGTTTATCTAACAATTCAGCAGGGAGAAAAGCTGGTAGGCGTGCAGGAGCTGGCTGATATGCAGCGGCTTTCACCAACGTATTTATCAAAAATTTTAACGAAACTTGCGAAGGCTGGTCTGATTGAGTCTACGCCTGGTGCGAAGGGAGGTTACAAAATCTCGAGAACTAAGCATGATATCTCTTTTCTGGATGTGATCAATGCAATCGAGGGTGAGACTAGCTTATTTGACTGTACAATCCATCATGAAGGCTGTCTGATTGAAAATGTGATGAGAAATGCAGAGGAGAATATGAAGACTGAACTGAAATCCAGGCTGTTAGTTGATATTGCTAAAGAAGCGGAAGCAGGGATGAAAAAAAGTTAA
- a CDS encoding ABC transporter ATP-binding protein, with translation MTILEAKKIHKFYGNKFTKQEVLKGIDISIQKGEFVTIMGASGSGKTTLLNVLSTIDRLSHGSLVIENEDLTRSKEKKLAEFRKHHLGFIFQDYNLLDTLTVRENILLPLSITGTSKKDALEQFQTVAQDLGIEEIADKYPNEISGGQKQRTSAARAFIHEPSIIFADEPTGALDSKSASDLLGKLTHLNEKRQSTILMVSHDPVAASYSSRVIFIKDGQIYTQLNKGDESRNSFLKDIMKTQGVLGGVQYEH, from the coding sequence ATGACTATTCTTGAAGCGAAAAAAATTCATAAGTTTTACGGAAATAAGTTTACAAAGCAGGAAGTCTTAAAAGGAATTGATATCAGCATTCAAAAGGGTGAATTTGTGACGATTATGGGCGCGTCAGGCTCCGGTAAAACCACCCTATTGAATGTCCTTTCAACGATCGACCGGCTGAGTCACGGCTCGCTTGTTATCGAAAATGAAGACCTGACAAGAAGTAAGGAAAAGAAGCTGGCAGAATTCAGAAAGCACCATCTTGGGTTTATCTTTCAGGACTATAACCTGCTCGATACGCTGACAGTACGTGAAAATATTCTGCTGCCCCTTTCCATTACCGGCACGTCTAAAAAAGATGCACTTGAACAATTCCAAACAGTCGCGCAGGATCTTGGTATTGAAGAAATTGCTGACAAATACCCAAATGAAATATCAGGCGGTCAAAAGCAGCGTACCTCTGCAGCAAGAGCCTTTATCCACGAGCCGAGCATTATCTTTGCCGATGAGCCGACCGGAGCACTTGATTCAAAATCAGCATCTGACCTGCTTGGCAAGCTGACTCATTTAAACGAAAAACGTCAGTCAACCATTTTAATGGTCAGTCATGATCCGGTTGCTGCAAGCTACAGCAGCCGCGTCATTTTTATTAAGGACGGACAGATCTATACACAGCTAAATAAGGGTGACGAAAGCCGCAACTCATTTCTGAAGGATATTATGAAAACGCAGGGTGTATTGGGTGGTGTTCAGTATGAGCATTAA
- a CDS encoding sensor histidine kinase gives MIKKFLMERISWILLILLLLLLAMIIAYLDPSLSFSSMTYYVFLSLVITAVFVTVRYYKETPFYRELDIRDSSTDLASFPEPNSPFESSIYEQVTSSLEQLEKEAATNKVLLEQEKDELMSWIHEVKTPLTAMKLIIDRTEDPQLKSSLMYEWLRIHYLLDQQLHQKRIPFIENDLFIEQVELESLIYSEIHTLRSWCLRKKIGFEIELESTHVLTDAKWLSFILRQLLTNAVKYSGEGTDITIQSCEQMGQTVVTVTDQGRGIAPRDVTRIFEKGFTSTGNHQDQHATGMGLYLAKKAADPLEISISVQSEAGSGTTMTLTFPKENEFLEIQGV, from the coding sequence ATGATTAAAAAGTTTCTAATGGAAAGAATCAGCTGGATCCTGTTGATTTTGCTGTTACTGCTTTTAGCTATGATCATTGCGTATCTGGACCCTTCCCTTTCGTTCAGCTCGATGACTTATTATGTGTTTCTGTCACTTGTGATTACTGCTGTATTTGTCACAGTACGCTATTACAAAGAAACACCATTTTACAGGGAGCTTGATATACGGGATTCTTCAACCGACCTGGCCAGTTTCCCTGAGCCGAACAGTCCGTTTGAATCATCCATTTATGAGCAGGTGACGTCCTCATTGGAACAGCTTGAGAAAGAAGCTGCAACGAACAAGGTGCTGCTTGAACAGGAAAAGGATGAGCTGATGTCATGGATTCATGAAGTCAAAACGCCGTTGACCGCGATGAAGTTAATCATCGACCGGACAGAGGATCCCCAGTTAAAGTCTTCGCTCATGTATGAATGGCTGAGAATTCATTACCTGCTTGACCAGCAGCTGCATCAGAAGCGGATCCCTTTTATTGAAAATGATCTGTTTATTGAACAGGTTGAGCTTGAGTCACTGATCTATAGTGAAATACATACGCTGCGTTCCTGGTGCCTGAGAAAGAAAATCGGCTTTGAGATTGAACTTGAATCCACGCACGTACTCACAGATGCGAAATGGCTCTCCTTTATTCTCCGGCAGCTGTTAACCAATGCCGTTAAATACAGCGGAGAAGGCACTGACATCACGATTCAATCATGTGAGCAGATGGGTCAGACGGTTGTGACCGTAACAGATCAGGGCCGGGGAATCGCTCCCCGTGATGTGACGAGAATCTTTGAAAAAGGCTTCACATCAACCGGCAATCATCAGGATCAGCATGCAACAGGGATGGGCTTATATCTGGCAAAAAAAGCTGCAGACCCGCTTGAGATCAGCATTTCCGTTCAGTCAGAGGCTGGTTCCGGCACGACCATGACGCTGACCTTCCCAAAAGAAAATGAATTTCTTGAAATCCAGGGCGTGTGA
- a CDS encoding histidine phosphatase family protein gives MTSICIVRHGETDWNAAGRLQGTTDIHLNKTGVAQAQECGQFLSSGNWDVMITSPLQRARKTAEIINEDLYLPFVVMEEFSERYFGDAEGMTKEDRVAAFPDKKYPNQEIEETFHRRIMNGLQKINHHYGDQKILLVAHGAVIGAILSILSNGEIGSRKTRLINAGMSHIGFTEGRWCIREYNQVTHLSQYSEKGRV, from the coding sequence ATCACTTCTATTTGTATCGTCAGACACGGTGAAACAGATTGGAACGCAGCAGGACGACTTCAGGGGACAACGGATATCCACCTGAATAAAACCGGGGTAGCCCAGGCACAGGAATGCGGCCAGTTTTTAAGCAGCGGAAATTGGGATGTGATGATCACAAGCCCGCTGCAAAGAGCAAGAAAGACTGCGGAAATCATCAATGAGGACCTGTATCTTCCTTTTGTCGTGATGGAAGAATTTTCTGAACGGTATTTTGGGGATGCGGAAGGGATGACGAAAGAAGATAGAGTGGCAGCTTTTCCGGATAAAAAGTACCCCAATCAGGAAATAGAAGAAACTTTCCATCGCCGGATCATGAATGGACTGCAGAAAATCAATCATCACTATGGGGACCAAAAAATATTACTTGTGGCGCACGGGGCAGTAATTGGTGCGATCTTATCCATCCTGTCAAACGGTGAGATTGGTTCGAGAAAGACCAGGCTGATTAATGCGGGGATGAGTCATATTGGTTTTACAGAAGGCAGGTGGTGTATCAGGGAGTATAATCAGGTCACCCACCTTTCACAATATAGTGAGAAAGGCAGAGTTTAA
- a CDS encoding DUF6407 family protein encodes MNFEDFAEKYWNGDLYSYITEALKVYQMNSSIENEESASHLYLSSIAEENMLTRLVEATGEYEHIEAAFDGRVVRDY; translated from the coding sequence ATGAACTTTGAGGATTTTGCTGAAAAGTACTGGAACGGAGACCTCTATTCTTATATAACAGAAGCACTCAAAGTCTATCAAATGAATTCATCTATCGAAAATGAAGAATCTGCTTCCCACCTCTATCTCAGTTCTATTGCAGAGGAAAATATGCTGACGAGACTGGTTGAGGCAACCGGTGAGTATGAACATATTGAGGCTGCTTTTGATGGCAGAGTTGTGAGGGATTATTAA
- a CDS encoding helix-turn-helix domain-containing protein has product MKREWLIELRKSKGLTQQKVADQSFIDRSYYSQLENGLRDPSPSVAENIAQVLDFNFMRFFTDYIYFGDFNSPLKKAVNVNQDGFSYLKDKKTGHVMYHYSSIEVFYSNTIKFILSKVEQNIHCIIIDQYLNYSRVISELKNLLPKNKIDKYVHFFHHNISTDQLPQHFFAFIHEKINPDTYFSIWISDTSSDRKDSFHYIKTFIETCEKELNDHEWLLVCSFDAHKVTANEYIRIMKLFEYIMTDQEMVMSPFYSEHAKMLSFFNRLEDKEH; this is encoded by the coding sequence ATGAAGCGGGAATGGTTAATTGAACTTAGAAAATCTAAAGGACTTACTCAACAAAAGGTTGCAGATCAATCTTTCATTGACCGGTCATATTATTCTCAGCTGGAAAATGGCTTGCGCGACCCCAGTCCATCAGTAGCCGAGAATATTGCACAAGTATTGGATTTTAACTTTATGAGATTTTTTACAGACTATATTTATTTTGGAGACTTTAATTCCCCTCTGAAAAAAGCTGTAAATGTAAACCAGGACGGTTTTTCTTACTTGAAAGACAAGAAAACTGGTCATGTGATGTACCACTATAGCAGTATTGAAGTGTTTTATAGTAATACGATTAAATTCATTCTTTCTAAAGTAGAACAAAACATCCATTGTATCATCATAGATCAATACCTGAATTATTCAAGAGTGATCAGTGAGTTAAAGAACTTACTGCCGAAAAATAAAATCGATAAATATGTTCATTTTTTTCATCATAACATCAGTACCGACCAACTCCCTCAGCACTTTTTTGCATTCATACATGAAAAAATAAATCCTGATACATATTTTAGTATATGGATTAGTGATACATCCTCAGATAGAAAAGATTCATTTCACTATATCAAAACTTTTATTGAGACCTGTGAGAAAGAGCTGAATGATCATGAGTGGCTGCTCGTTTGCTCATTTGATGCGCATAAGGTAACTGCAAATGAATATATTCGCATCATGAAGTTATTCGAATATATCATGACGGATCAGGAAATGGTTATGTCACCGTTTTATAGTGAGCATGCTAAGATGTTATCTTTCTTTAATCGTCTTGAAGATAAAGAGCATTGA
- a CDS encoding GNAT family N-acetyltransferase, with amino-acid sequence MIIRNYKTDDEVGWVRCRVLSFLDTAYYDNVLKNKETYKNPAIELVAVENDQIVGLLDIEYDANETTVCTRGEGLGGMIWHIATHPDFQRKGIATKLLKKAEQMAKEIGLDYLEAWTRDDKWVNKWYEKSRFDKTYSYLHVFAEGKNEVKEVMKADDPKFKIIQAFAHYAGDQQDDIKAKFKRVHECNCYEKNLK; translated from the coding sequence TTGATTATCAGAAACTATAAGACTGACGATGAAGTCGGCTGGGTCCGTTGCAGGGTGTTATCATTTCTGGATACAGCCTATTACGACAATGTACTTAAGAACAAAGAAACCTATAAAAATCCAGCGATTGAACTGGTAGCAGTAGAGAATGATCAAATTGTTGGCCTGCTGGATATTGAATATGATGCAAATGAAACAACAGTATGCACAAGAGGTGAAGGCCTTGGCGGCATGATCTGGCATATTGCCACACATCCCGATTTTCAAAGAAAAGGGATTGCAACTAAGCTGTTGAAAAAGGCAGAGCAGATGGCTAAAGAAATAGGGCTGGACTATCTCGAAGCCTGGACCAGGGATGATAAATGGGTGAATAAATGGTATGAAAAGAGCCGATTTGATAAGACCTACTCATATCTCCATGTGTTTGCTGAAGGAAAGAATGAAGTCAAAGAAGTAATGAAAGCGGATGATCCTAAATTTAAGATCATACAGGCATTTGCACATTATGCCGGGGATCAACAGGATGATATTAAAGCCAAATTTAAGCGCGTCCATGAATGCAATTGTTATGAGAAAAACCTGAAATGA
- a CDS encoding ABC transporter permease, whose protein sequence is MSINQLIFRSFRKNLKSYYLYVFALVFSAALYFAFVTLQFDPSMNEAEGSVRGAAGIRAASVLLIGIVSIFLLYANNLFIKRRSKEIGLFQLIGMTKNRIFLILSAENLLLYYLSLIIGTGFGFAISKLVAMIFFSLTGVDETAALNFSVQAFLQTLLVFSAVYLLIMVMNLLYIKRQSILSLFHVKSKAESRVKKMSFVEILIGLLGIILIATGYYVSARLFDGDFSSITQLFSAMIFILASVIIGTYFFYKGSVSFIANLIRKNKGGYLNINQVMSLSSIMFRMKSNAMLLTIITTVSALAIGLLSLSYISYYSAERTAQTSAPDDFTFAQAENAEAFGEVLNDNSIAYSEKQIDVIQADIRIEEIVGTDMEDFQFDGGTTNMSVVSDAQIEGLDISVDEILFSGSSDAVQALMNLQNEGTLTLYGATSEVEKEYAGLSDEYILPSYFTGGLPVAVVDETVYDRLSEDINEEIQREYEMYIGFTLEDPDTVEKADELFNSMPFSEEAGSASQYSTERMQKLSMGFIMFVVGFLGLTFLITSGCILYFKQVEEGDEEQPNYRILRKLGFTRQDLLKGIFQKQIINFGIPLAVGLLHSYFAVRSGWFFFGTELWTPMIIVMVLYAGLYSIFGILSVVYYKKVIRVAL, encoded by the coding sequence ATGAGCATTAATCAGCTGATCTTCAGGAGCTTTCGCAAGAACCTGAAAAGCTATTACCTTTATGTCTTTGCATTGGTTTTCAGTGCTGCTCTCTACTTTGCATTCGTGACACTGCAGTTTGATCCTTCAATGAATGAAGCTGAAGGTTCGGTAAGAGGCGCAGCAGGGATCAGGGCCGCTTCTGTCCTGTTAATCGGGATTGTTTCAATCTTTCTGCTGTATGCGAATAATTTATTTATCAAACGGCGGAGTAAAGAAATTGGTCTGTTTCAGCTGATCGGTATGACAAAGAACCGGATTTTTCTTATTCTGAGCGCTGAAAATCTATTGCTCTACTACCTCTCTCTGATCATTGGAACAGGTTTTGGCTTTGCGATTTCAAAGTTAGTGGCGATGATCTTTTTCAGCCTGACCGGTGTGGACGAGACGGCAGCACTTAACTTTTCGGTTCAGGCATTTCTCCAGACCCTGCTTGTATTCAGCGCCGTCTACCTTTTAATCATGGTGATGAACCTGCTGTATATTAAGCGGCAGAGCATCCTTTCTCTTTTCCATGTGAAAAGTAAAGCTGAGAGCAGAGTGAAAAAGATGTCCTTCGTTGAAATTCTGATTGGTCTGCTTGGGATCATCTTAATTGCGACTGGCTATTATGTATCGGCACGTCTGTTTGACGGAGATTTTTCATCTATCACTCAGCTATTTTCAGCTATGATCTTTATCCTTGCGAGTGTAATCATCGGGACGTACTTTTTCTACAAAGGTTCAGTCAGCTTTATCGCTAACCTGATCAGAAAGAATAAAGGCGGCTATCTGAATATCAACCAGGTCATGTCGCTGTCTTCAATTATGTTCCGTATGAAATCAAACGCGATGCTGCTTACGATTATTACGACGGTGTCAGCACTGGCAATTGGACTGCTCTCGTTAAGCTATATCTCCTACTACTCTGCTGAAAGAACGGCTCAGACCTCTGCCCCTGATGATTTTACATTTGCCCAGGCAGAAAATGCAGAAGCATTTGGCGAGGTATTAAATGACAATTCAATTGCGTATAGTGAAAAGCAGATTGATGTCATACAGGCAGACATCCGTATTGAAGAGATTGTCGGTACTGATATGGAAGACTTTCAATTTGACGGCGGAACAACAAACATGTCAGTTGTGAGTGATGCTCAGATTGAAGGACTTGATATCAGCGTTGATGAGATTTTATTCTCAGGTTCCAGTGATGCGGTGCAGGCCCTGATGAATCTTCAGAATGAAGGAACACTCACACTGTACGGCGCTACAAGTGAGGTTGAAAAGGAATACGCAGGCTTGAGTGATGAATATATATTGCCCTCTTATTTCACGGGCGGCTTACCTGTAGCGGTCGTTGATGAGACAGTATATGACAGGCTTTCTGAAGATATAAATGAGGAAATTCAGCGGGAATATGAAATGTATATCGGGTTTACATTAGAGGACCCTGATACTGTGGAAAAAGCTGATGAGCTGTTTAACAGCATGCCATTCAGCGAAGAAGCCGGCAGTGCCTCCCAATATTCTACAGAACGTATGCAGAAACTAAGCATGGGCTTTATTATGTTCGTTGTCGGTTTCCTCGGTCTCACCTTCCTGATCACATCAGGCTGCATTCTTTACTTCAAGCAGGTTGAAGAAGGTGACGAGGAACAGCCGAATTACAGAATCCTGAGAAAGCTAGGCTTTACACGACAGGATCTGCTAAAGGGTATCTTCCAAAAACAGATCATCAATTTCGGGATTCCGCTCGCAGTCGGCTTACTTCACAGCTATTTCGCTGTCCGGTCAGGCTGGTTCTTTTTCGGAACCGAGCTCTGGACGCCGATGATCATTGTGATGGTCCTGTATGCCGGACTGTATTCGATTTTTGGGATTTTGTCGGTGGTTTATTATAAGAAAGTGATTAGGGTGGCTTTGTAA
- a CDS encoding aspartyl-phosphate phosphatase Spo0E family protein, with the protein MNKTESELESTILCKREAMVKSGLSNGLLHSETLRLSMELDQLIYESQKRKQRSN; encoded by the coding sequence ATGAACAAAACAGAAAGTGAATTAGAGTCTACAATACTTTGTAAACGCGAAGCCATGGTCAAAAGCGGTTTATCAAACGGTTTGCTGCATTCAGAAACGCTTAGGCTGAGTATGGAACTGGACCAGTTAATTTATGAGTCCCAGAAGAGAAAACAGCGATCTAATTAA
- a CDS encoding SGNH/GDSL hydrolase family protein: MLRLVCFGDSITARHEGFTEPMLTAKLTALLKNTEVINAGVAGDNTNDALKRIENDVIQYNPDFVTVLFGANDAAFHKMIDIETYRSNLYQITQLLKPERTIIISSSPVDEKVQFTRTNEILSEYAAAAEQVAKDTGSYFIDFFSYMLSLEDYPEYLKGLMNDGLHFGEAGYHLLAGLIQDKINEIS; the protein is encoded by the coding sequence ATGCTGAGACTTGTCTGTTTTGGTGACAGTATTACTGCCAGACATGAAGGTTTTACTGAGCCAATGTTAACGGCAAAGCTTACTGCTCTATTAAAAAACACTGAAGTTATCAATGCAGGTGTGGCAGGCGATAATACAAATGATGCGTTAAAGAGGATTGAGAACGATGTCATTCAGTATAATCCTGACTTCGTCACCGTCTTATTTGGCGCGAATGATGCTGCATTTCACAAAATGATAGATATCGAGACATATAGATCAAATCTTTATCAGATCACACAGCTTCTGAAACCTGAAAGAACGATCATCATCTCCTCTTCACCCGTGGATGAAAAGGTTCAGTTTACTAGAACAAACGAAATACTCAGTGAGTACGCAGCAGCTGCTGAGCAGGTAGCCAAAGATACAGGAAGTTATTTTATTGATTTTTTCTCATATATGCTTTCTTTGGAGGATTATCCGGAATACTTAAAAGGATTAATGAATGATGGTCTTCATTTTGGCGAAGCAGGTTATCATTTACTTGCCGGTCTGATTCAGGATAAAATAAACGAAATATCTTAA
- a CDS encoding FusB/FusC family EF-G-binding protein: protein MDTAKKTEQMFIRNDQYNFIAQQVYFIVHTQNTVNHQDTRDGVKLHAMAKVREMIPGMTENQEALLNRMTELENETEARTFLNELKRDCVIPFQALTKKKVEKLFPKAKKLQIPDLDALDFQRLSYLGWFDTRAHKQYLIVEYQGRLKGIAGHFANSNNKGICSICNHLGEVALFVTKVKSGKETYTSRGNYICKDSHVCNENLTDIKKLEVFLDHLFQ, encoded by the coding sequence ATGGATACAGCTAAAAAAACGGAACAAATGTTTATTCGAAATGACCAATATAATTTTATTGCACAGCAGGTCTACTTTATTGTGCACACTCAAAATACCGTGAATCATCAGGATACCCGGGATGGTGTAAAGCTTCATGCGATGGCAAAGGTGAGGGAGATGATTCCTGGCATGACAGAGAATCAGGAAGCCCTTCTGAACCGTATGACTGAACTTGAAAACGAGACTGAAGCGAGGACTTTTCTGAATGAGTTAAAACGCGACTGTGTGATTCCATTTCAGGCACTGACGAAGAAAAAAGTGGAAAAGCTATTTCCGAAAGCGAAAAAGCTGCAAATCCCTGATCTGGATGCGCTGGATTTTCAGCGGTTATCCTATCTTGGATGGTTTGATACGCGTGCTCATAAGCAGTATCTAATTGTAGAGTATCAGGGAAGATTGAAAGGGATAGCAGGTCACTTTGCTAACAGTAATAACAAAGGCATCTGCAGTATTTGCAATCATCTGGGTGAAGTTGCATTGTTTGTGACCAAAGTGAAAAGCGGTAAAGAGACGTATACAAGCAGAGGGAATTACATTTGCAAGGATAGTCATGTGTGCAATGAAAATTTGACGGATATAAAAAAGTTAGAGGTTTTTCTGGACCATCTTTTTCAATAG